A single region of the Vespula pensylvanica isolate Volc-1 chromosome 8, ASM1446617v1, whole genome shotgun sequence genome encodes:
- the LOC122631259 gene encoding uncharacterized protein LOC122631259 isoform X5 — MIRRQLIFYSKEAESRRKTKEIVVADDGRCACCLKPFLIGRGISCNDCGARSCRKVCSRWDCEDNAWHCLFCHQQRSWARKREKWFETFGGTFKEEELHRYFDTAKSRVYVAGVENAATGSGLDLATGGQEDSNTMETVRAFIEKIIEDLIGNVDDASIDRLYDHPEYDRLLATYSVQLADALARLAVSVHHSIANKPSTDSPTMAHSALRELVERAVEEAKKLPGLAGSSTDNQRTNEECNISEHSYEDLLATAILNKVIEKFQREQVDGNSNVLHEKPSAKAESETELGLDEGVEEGSSSLEPLSQDECSSDCSGPRSRHSRNRQEPLSLTIEERIEEVTTTYTSDEDPPECVKNGLRITNVRRVPFPELGMDIIDPSQESSDESQDEEYVSTVHVDLISPFQSWEENWLFQKKRVPIQSDPVAMLVPSSSADFKALIGDKDAEDTSDLSECSSAQSDEEIEKELIEAINNVVPRSPRMSECEMVESSLNENEVARKNIEDFHSKSCESIETLSTLDNKDVTTSELCNGDVKCVTEETNDGKNAIEEIRKETKLVKISSNDGFAKEETNCKIEMNDQKFEIGSAECEVENKQMVDSKTEMQRADIGLLQSQKDTSPDVPMIPTPSTSENNFEIVTNVAVLDFNEKEIFNSLEATRKIMDQDINGEEDKTPLYSLDVYSKEEVHFEDGAQQESEYTEHYDTATQRHLDSLTKDDIYVSQNDIINNEVLEITELTSNSLFEDETSKCREAVAFAKAESASYLSLEKIADKDIQLATPPRPGTIAEREHRKWENAPPIENNPYSKQSIQKRLLERQYSRRSADIPGIHAELPKSNGTDLVLVPNEPDIKRFGRDYYINNAKSPSGDKTRKPATASASSRPSSALSQRSGSTGTDQEQQVSFELGKFEEASLHGSLARRSYRDRHASPNFAINPLLRLELNENFDETKMANESRLLIEESKKDIFITDDQRCINNDVEAPADLWISEIPSKFQNDVTVSDNIEFDNVTINPLYQPPEDERSPIASSPSDRDSGMDSIESNDLGSNKTKDVYWEKLSCSKDEINAKENQIISTNNKRYLNTFNYKYHTFGGIRNSVVYRQDRTINFEDDDFENDVVEDNFFFGSPDFVNMKFQTFGGIKKRKKIDSKKIQAYSRIKLRPTMQMTKGSKVNHSMNRSIVNDDENKSEDITKSGTVDEDDWLDEEEPADTRSLECQFKSNDRDFLQLLNRNSNVRNRRKKVFKRQTKIGSLKNNEYNEEDKNCENRDNVDDTEVTNLMNDTSSISKSLSSSNSTSYHSIDLSKRNGARKMIAKGKLVRQYSRSSEEGKLKLEPPIIPQVMEKNFKTLKELKSSNARKKKRKDDPTNKILNIRSLSNITIW; from the exons ATGATCCGAaggcaattaattttttactc GAAAGAAGCAGAGTcccgaagaaaaacgaaagagatcgTAGTCGCGGACGACGGGCGTTGCGCTTGCTGCCTGAAGCCTTTCTTGATCGGACGCGGTATAAGTTGCAACGATTGCGGCGCCAGATCCTGCAGAAAAGTTTGTTCTCGTTGGGACTGCGAGGACAACGCCTGGCATTGTCTCTTCTGCCATCAGCAAAG GTCGTGGgcgaggaaaagggagaagtgGTTCGAAACTTTTGGCGGTACGTTCAAAGAGGAGGAATTACATCGTTACTTCGATACGGCTAAATCTCGAGTCTATGTCGCAG GAGTGGAAAATGCAGCTACTGGTTCGGGTTTGGACCTGGCCACGGGTGGTCAAGAGGACTCGAACACGATGGAAACCGTTAGAGcctttatcgagaaaataatcgaagatcTGATCGGTAACGTGGACGACGCGTCTATCGATCGTCTCTACGATCATCCAGAAT ATGACAGGCTTTTGGCAACGTACAGCGTGCAATTGGCCGATGCTCTGGCACGATTGGCGGTCTCCGTACATCACAGTATTGCGA ACAAACCTTCGACGGATTCGCCAACAATGGCACATTCGGCTCTTCGCGAGCTCGTCGAACGGGCCGTCGAAGAGGCCAAAAAGTTACCTGGTCTCGCTGGCTCGTCCACCGATAATCAGCGGACGAACGAAGAGTGTAATATTTCGGAGCACAGCTACGAAGATCTTCTCGCCACTGCGATATTGAATAAA GTCATCGAGAAATTCCAAAGAGAACAAGTAGATGGAAATAGCAACGTCCTGCATGAAAAGCCTTCGGCTAAAGCGGAAA GCGAAACCGAATTAGGTCTCGACGAAGGCGTCGAAGAAGGTAGCAGCAGTTTGGAACCTTTGTCTCAGGACGAATGTAGCAGCGATTGCAGCGGACCACGTTCGAGGCACTCGCGAAATCGTCAAGAACCATTATCCCTTACG ATAGAGGAACGAATAGAAGAGGTAACGACCACCTATACGTCCGATGAAGATCCCCCGGAATGTGTAAAGAATGGTTTACGCATCACAAATGTTCGTCGTGTGCCATTTCCGGAGCTTGGTATGGACATCATCGATC CATCTCAGGAATCTTCCGATGAAAGCCAAGACGAAGAGTACGTGTCGACGGTTCACGTCGATCTCATATCACCGTTTCAATCCTGGGAAGAGAATTGGCTATTTCAAAAGAAGAGAGTACCGATTCAATCGGACCCTGTTGCCATGCTCGTACCAAGCTCCAGCGCCGATTTTAAAGCTTTGATCGGCGATAAGGATGCCGAGGATACGTCCGATCTTTCCGAATGTTCGTCGGCACAATCTGacgaagaaatcgaaaagGAACTGATAGAAGCGATCAATAATGTTGTACCACGATCGCCGAGAATGTCGGAATGCGAGATGGTAGAAAGCTCGCTGAATGAAAACGAAGTTGCTCGTAAGAATATTgaagattttcattcgaagTCTTGCGAATCTATTGAAACGTTATCGACGTTGGATAACAAAGATGTAACTACTAGCGAATTGTGTAACGGTGACGTTAAATGCGTTACAGAAGAGACGAACGACGGAAAGAACGCGATCGAGGAAATTCGGAAAGAGACGAAACTCGTGAagatttcttcgaacgatGGCTTCgcgaaggaagaaacaaattgtaaaatagaaatgaatgatCAAAAGTTTGAGATAGGGTCGGCGGAATGCGAAGTCGAAAATAAGCAAATGGTAGATTCGAAGACTGAAATGCAAAGAGCGGATATCGGATTACTTCAGTCTCAAAAGGATACCTCGCCGGATGTGCCAATGATACCGACTCCGTCCACgtcagaaaataattttgaaattgtaaCTAACGTGGCAGTTTTGGATTTCAACGAgaaggaaatttttaattctttggaAGCGACTCGGAAAATAATGGACCAGGATATCAATGGTGAAGAGGATAAGACACCGTTGTACTCGTTAGACGTCTATTCTAAGGAAGAAGTACact TCGAAGATGGTGCTCAGCAAGAAAGTGAATATACCGAACATTATGATACAGCTACGCAAAGACACTTGGACAGTTTAACGAAAGATGACATCTACGTATCGCAAAATgacataattaataacgaagtATTGGAAATCACCGAGTTAACGTCAAATTCGTTGTTCGAAGATGAAACGAG CAAATGCCGAGAAGCTGTGGCATTTGCCAAAGCTGAGTCGGCTTCTTATTTGTCCTTGGAAAAGATAGCCGATAAAGATATACAACTGGCTACACCTCCACGTCCAG gTACGATCGCTGAAAGAGAACATAGAAAATGGGAAAATGCACCACCGATTGAAAATAATCCTTACAGCAAACAGAGCATTCAGAAAAGACTTTTGGAAAGACAGTATAGCAGAAGGTCTGCAGATATTCCAGG GATTCATGCCGAATTGCCGAAGAGCAACGGAACCGATCTTGTCCTGGTACCCAATGAACCGGATATTAAACG GTTTGGCAGAGATTACTACATCAATAATGCAAAATCACCATCTGGAGACAAGACACGAAAACCAGCAACAGCGTCCGCATCGAGCAGGCCTAGCAGTGCGTTGTCTCAACGTTCGGGTTCGACCGGGACTGATCAAGAACAACAGGTGAGTTTCGAACTTGGAAAGTTCGAAGAGGCTTCATTACATGGTAGCCTCGCTAGACGGAGTTATCGCGATCGACACGCCAGTCCAAATTTTGCGATCAATCCTCTGTTGCGTTTGGAACTCAACGAAAATTTTGATGAGACGAAGATGGCGAACGAATCAAGATTATTGATCGAGGaatcgaagaaagatatatttataactgaCGATCAAAGATGTATCAATAATGATGTTGAAGCACCTGCCGATTTATGGATAAGCGAGATACCAAGCAAGTTTCAAAATGATGTAACCGTTAGCGACAATATCGAATTCGATAACGTGACGATTAATCCGTTGTATCAACCTCCTGAGGATGAACGTTCACCAATTGCTTCGAGTCCAAGCGATCGTGATTCCGGCATGGATTCGATCGAATCAAACGATCTGGGATCTAATAAAACGAAGGACGTTTATTGGGAGAAATTATCTTGTTCGAAAGATGAAATTAATGCCAAGGAGAATCAAATAATATCGACAAATAACAAGAGATATCTTAATACTTTCAATTACAAATATCATACTTTTGGGGGAATCCGAAATTCGGTTGTTTATCGGCAAGATCGTACAATTAATTTCGAAGACGACGATTTTGAGAACGACGTCGTcgaagataatttcttttttggttcgccagattttgttaatatgaaatttcaaacgttcggtgggataaaaaagaggaaaaagatcgatagtaAAAAGATACAAGCTTACagtagaataaaattaagacCAACGATGCAAATGACGAAGGGATCAAAGGTTAATCATTCAATGAATAGATCCATTGTTAATGATGATGAAAATAAGTCGGAGGACATAACAAAGAGCGGAACTGTCGACGAGGACGATTGGCTCGACGAAGAGGAACCTGCGGATACAAGATCTCTTGAGTGCCAATTCAAATCGAATGACAGAGATTTCTTACAACTTTTAAATCGTAATTCTAACGTTAGAAATAGACGTAAAAAGGTCTTCAAAAGACAAACGAAAATAGGGAGcttaaaaaataacgaatacaACGAAGAGGACAAGAATTGCGAAAATAGAGATAACGTGGATGATACTGAAGTAACAAATCTTATGAACGATACTTCGAGTATTTCgaaatcattatcatcgtccaATTCTACGTCTTATCACTCGATAGATTTGTCAAAGAGAAACGGAGCAAGAAAGATGATTGCCAAAGGCAAACTAGTAAGACAATATTCACGTTCTTCGGAAGAAGGAAAGTTGAAATTGGAACCTCCTATTATACCACAAGTTATGGAGAAAAACTTTAAGACGTTGAAAGAGCTTAAAAGTTCTAAtgctcgaaaaaagaaacgtaaagatGATCctactaataaaatattaaatataagaagCTTGAGTAATATTACGATTTGGTAA
- the LOC122631259 gene encoding uncharacterized protein LOC122631259 isoform X2 has product MRPGEARRLIKIFLLRTILCRKKQDKRKEAESRRKTKEIVVADDGRCACCLKPFLIGRGISCNDCGARSCRKVCSRWDCEDNAWHCLFCHQQRSWARKREKWFETFGGTFKEEELHRYFDTAKSRVYVAGVENAATGSGLDLATGGQEDSNTMETVRAFIEKIIEDLIGNVDDASIDRLYDHPEYDRLLATYSVQLADALARLAVSVHHSIANKPSTDSPTMAHSALRELVERAVEEAKKLPGLAGSSTDNQRTNEECNISEHSYEDLLATAILNKVIEKFQREQVDGNSNVLHEKPSAKAESETELGLDEGVEEGSSSLEPLSQDECSSDCSGPRSRHSRNRQEPLSLTIEERIEEVTTTYTSDEDPPECVKNGLRITNVRRVPFPELGMDIIDPSQESSDESQDEEYVSTVHVDLISPFQSWEENWLFQKKRVPIQSDPVAMLVPSSSADFKALIGDKDAEDTSDLSECSSAQSDEEIEKELIEAINNVVPRSPRMSECEMVESSLNENEVARKNIEDFHSKSCESIETLSTLDNKDVTTSELCNGDVKCVTEETNDGKNAIEEIRKETKLVKISSNDGFAKEETNCKIEMNDQKFEIGSAECEVENKQMVDSKTEMQRADIGLLQSQKDTSPDVPMIPTPSTSENNFEIVTNVAVLDFNEKEIFNSLEATRKIMDQDINGEEDKTPLYSLDVYSKEEVHFEDGAQQESEYTEHYDTATQRHLDSLTKDDIYVSQNDIINNEVLEITELTSNSLFEDETSKCREAVAFAKAESASYLSLEKIADKDIQLATPPRPGTIAEREHRKWENAPPIENNPYSKQSIQKRLLERQYSRRSADIPGIHAELPKSNGTDLVLVPNEPDIKRFGRDYYINNAKSPSGDKTRKPATASASSRPSSALSQRSGSTGTDQEQQVSFELGKFEEASLHGSLARRSYRDRHASPNFAINPLLRLELNENFDETKMANESRLLIEESKKDIFITDDQRCINNDVEAPADLWISEIPSKFQNDVTVSDNIEFDNVTINPLYQPPEDERSPIASSPSDRDSGMDSIESNDLGSNKTKDVYWEKLSCSKDEINAKENQIISTNNKRYLNTFNYKYHTFGGIRNSVVYRQDRTINFEDDDFENDVVEDNFFFGSPDFVNMKFQTFGGIKKRKKIDSKKIQAYSRIKLRPTMQMTKGSKVNHSMNRSIVNDDENKSEDITKSGTVDEDDWLDEEEPADTRSLECQFKSNDRDFLQLLNRNSNVRNRRKKVFKRQTKIGSLKNNEYNEEDKNCENRDNVDDTEVTNLMNDTSSISKSLSSSNSTSYHSIDLSKRNGARKMIAKGKLVRQYSRSSEEGKLKLEPPIIPQVMEKNFKTLKELKSSNARKKKRKDDPTNKILNIRSLSNITIW; this is encoded by the exons ATGAGACCAGGAGAAGCAAGGCGTCTgatcaaaatttttctcttacgtACCATTCTCTGCAGAAAAAAGCAAGACAAACG GAAAGAAGCAGAGTcccgaagaaaaacgaaagagatcgTAGTCGCGGACGACGGGCGTTGCGCTTGCTGCCTGAAGCCTTTCTTGATCGGACGCGGTATAAGTTGCAACGATTGCGGCGCCAGATCCTGCAGAAAAGTTTGTTCTCGTTGGGACTGCGAGGACAACGCCTGGCATTGTCTCTTCTGCCATCAGCAAAG GTCGTGGgcgaggaaaagggagaagtgGTTCGAAACTTTTGGCGGTACGTTCAAAGAGGAGGAATTACATCGTTACTTCGATACGGCTAAATCTCGAGTCTATGTCGCAG GAGTGGAAAATGCAGCTACTGGTTCGGGTTTGGACCTGGCCACGGGTGGTCAAGAGGACTCGAACACGATGGAAACCGTTAGAGcctttatcgagaaaataatcgaagatcTGATCGGTAACGTGGACGACGCGTCTATCGATCGTCTCTACGATCATCCAGAAT ATGACAGGCTTTTGGCAACGTACAGCGTGCAATTGGCCGATGCTCTGGCACGATTGGCGGTCTCCGTACATCACAGTATTGCGA ACAAACCTTCGACGGATTCGCCAACAATGGCACATTCGGCTCTTCGCGAGCTCGTCGAACGGGCCGTCGAAGAGGCCAAAAAGTTACCTGGTCTCGCTGGCTCGTCCACCGATAATCAGCGGACGAACGAAGAGTGTAATATTTCGGAGCACAGCTACGAAGATCTTCTCGCCACTGCGATATTGAATAAA GTCATCGAGAAATTCCAAAGAGAACAAGTAGATGGAAATAGCAACGTCCTGCATGAAAAGCCTTCGGCTAAAGCGGAAA GCGAAACCGAATTAGGTCTCGACGAAGGCGTCGAAGAAGGTAGCAGCAGTTTGGAACCTTTGTCTCAGGACGAATGTAGCAGCGATTGCAGCGGACCACGTTCGAGGCACTCGCGAAATCGTCAAGAACCATTATCCCTTACG ATAGAGGAACGAATAGAAGAGGTAACGACCACCTATACGTCCGATGAAGATCCCCCGGAATGTGTAAAGAATGGTTTACGCATCACAAATGTTCGTCGTGTGCCATTTCCGGAGCTTGGTATGGACATCATCGATC CATCTCAGGAATCTTCCGATGAAAGCCAAGACGAAGAGTACGTGTCGACGGTTCACGTCGATCTCATATCACCGTTTCAATCCTGGGAAGAGAATTGGCTATTTCAAAAGAAGAGAGTACCGATTCAATCGGACCCTGTTGCCATGCTCGTACCAAGCTCCAGCGCCGATTTTAAAGCTTTGATCGGCGATAAGGATGCCGAGGATACGTCCGATCTTTCCGAATGTTCGTCGGCACAATCTGacgaagaaatcgaaaagGAACTGATAGAAGCGATCAATAATGTTGTACCACGATCGCCGAGAATGTCGGAATGCGAGATGGTAGAAAGCTCGCTGAATGAAAACGAAGTTGCTCGTAAGAATATTgaagattttcattcgaagTCTTGCGAATCTATTGAAACGTTATCGACGTTGGATAACAAAGATGTAACTACTAGCGAATTGTGTAACGGTGACGTTAAATGCGTTACAGAAGAGACGAACGACGGAAAGAACGCGATCGAGGAAATTCGGAAAGAGACGAAACTCGTGAagatttcttcgaacgatGGCTTCgcgaaggaagaaacaaattgtaaaatagaaatgaatgatCAAAAGTTTGAGATAGGGTCGGCGGAATGCGAAGTCGAAAATAAGCAAATGGTAGATTCGAAGACTGAAATGCAAAGAGCGGATATCGGATTACTTCAGTCTCAAAAGGATACCTCGCCGGATGTGCCAATGATACCGACTCCGTCCACgtcagaaaataattttgaaattgtaaCTAACGTGGCAGTTTTGGATTTCAACGAgaaggaaatttttaattctttggaAGCGACTCGGAAAATAATGGACCAGGATATCAATGGTGAAGAGGATAAGACACCGTTGTACTCGTTAGACGTCTATTCTAAGGAAGAAGTACact TCGAAGATGGTGCTCAGCAAGAAAGTGAATATACCGAACATTATGATACAGCTACGCAAAGACACTTGGACAGTTTAACGAAAGATGACATCTACGTATCGCAAAATgacataattaataacgaagtATTGGAAATCACCGAGTTAACGTCAAATTCGTTGTTCGAAGATGAAACGAG CAAATGCCGAGAAGCTGTGGCATTTGCCAAAGCTGAGTCGGCTTCTTATTTGTCCTTGGAAAAGATAGCCGATAAAGATATACAACTGGCTACACCTCCACGTCCAG gTACGATCGCTGAAAGAGAACATAGAAAATGGGAAAATGCACCACCGATTGAAAATAATCCTTACAGCAAACAGAGCATTCAGAAAAGACTTTTGGAAAGACAGTATAGCAGAAGGTCTGCAGATATTCCAGG GATTCATGCCGAATTGCCGAAGAGCAACGGAACCGATCTTGTCCTGGTACCCAATGAACCGGATATTAAACG GTTTGGCAGAGATTACTACATCAATAATGCAAAATCACCATCTGGAGACAAGACACGAAAACCAGCAACAGCGTCCGCATCGAGCAGGCCTAGCAGTGCGTTGTCTCAACGTTCGGGTTCGACCGGGACTGATCAAGAACAACAGGTGAGTTTCGAACTTGGAAAGTTCGAAGAGGCTTCATTACATGGTAGCCTCGCTAGACGGAGTTATCGCGATCGACACGCCAGTCCAAATTTTGCGATCAATCCTCTGTTGCGTTTGGAACTCAACGAAAATTTTGATGAGACGAAGATGGCGAACGAATCAAGATTATTGATCGAGGaatcgaagaaagatatatttataactgaCGATCAAAGATGTATCAATAATGATGTTGAAGCACCTGCCGATTTATGGATAAGCGAGATACCAAGCAAGTTTCAAAATGATGTAACCGTTAGCGACAATATCGAATTCGATAACGTGACGATTAATCCGTTGTATCAACCTCCTGAGGATGAACGTTCACCAATTGCTTCGAGTCCAAGCGATCGTGATTCCGGCATGGATTCGATCGAATCAAACGATCTGGGATCTAATAAAACGAAGGACGTTTATTGGGAGAAATTATCTTGTTCGAAAGATGAAATTAATGCCAAGGAGAATCAAATAATATCGACAAATAACAAGAGATATCTTAATACTTTCAATTACAAATATCATACTTTTGGGGGAATCCGAAATTCGGTTGTTTATCGGCAAGATCGTACAATTAATTTCGAAGACGACGATTTTGAGAACGACGTCGTcgaagataatttcttttttggttcgccagattttgttaatatgaaatttcaaacgttcggtgggataaaaaagaggaaaaagatcgatagtaAAAAGATACAAGCTTACagtagaataaaattaagacCAACGATGCAAATGACGAAGGGATCAAAGGTTAATCATTCAATGAATAGATCCATTGTTAATGATGATGAAAATAAGTCGGAGGACATAACAAAGAGCGGAACTGTCGACGAGGACGATTGGCTCGACGAAGAGGAACCTGCGGATACAAGATCTCTTGAGTGCCAATTCAAATCGAATGACAGAGATTTCTTACAACTTTTAAATCGTAATTCTAACGTTAGAAATAGACGTAAAAAGGTCTTCAAAAGACAAACGAAAATAGGGAGcttaaaaaataacgaatacaACGAAGAGGACAAGAATTGCGAAAATAGAGATAACGTGGATGATACTGAAGTAACAAATCTTATGAACGATACTTCGAGTATTTCgaaatcattatcatcgtccaATTCTACGTCTTATCACTCGATAGATTTGTCAAAGAGAAACGGAGCAAGAAAGATGATTGCCAAAGGCAAACTAGTAAGACAATATTCACGTTCTTCGGAAGAAGGAAAGTTGAAATTGGAACCTCCTATTATACCACAAGTTATGGAGAAAAACTTTAAGACGTTGAAAGAGCTTAAAAGTTCTAAtgctcgaaaaaagaaacgtaaagatGATCctactaataaaatattaaatataagaagCTTGAGTAATATTACGATTTGGTAA